GTTGGGAGTGATCAGAGTTTATTGCTTGTTTGGGATATGGATTTTCGGACAATGTTCGTAGGGAAATACAGGAATACAGGCTGGATCGGGGCTTAAGCTAAGGATTCTCCATAAATATCTCCTTGTGTCTTCCCGTTGTAACATCAGCAGGGAACAGGCCTTTACAAACCTCTATTTAAAGACAACCATTCGTTTTTCAATCGATATGGGTATCTAAAACGAACATTATTGAAGAATTCGTGGTCCCATTGGTCCCAAAGGTACTCTCAATTAATCTGCTCCTTCTTTCCTGCCGCTTTCAGTGGAGATAACCGTTCGTGGACCCATTGATCAACGCACTGGAATGGTCCTAAACATAACCGAACTCAAGGATGCCATTGAGGCAGTCATAATGAAGAATCTAGACCACAAGAATCTCGATAAGGATGTGGAATTCTTTGCCAAGACAGTACATTTTATCAGTATCAATAATATTAGCCCAAATAATAATGATCCTTCCTTTTTAGCCCAGTACAACAGAGAATCTAGCCGTTTACATTTGGAACAACATACGGCTGCAGCTAAAGAAGCCCGAACTCCTGTACGAGGTGAAGATCCATGAGACACCAAAGAATATAATTAGTTATCGCGGACCCTATGCACTCAATGGCATTTATAATCCTATAAACAAGCGCATTGCCCATGATTCCTGTACCAATATATCGTCCGATTCGGATTAGAGAACGgaagacagacagagagagaggtatGTGCCCATTGCCTCACGAATTTTATGTTGGACCCTAATGCTCAGTGCACGAAAACATTCATTTAaactcaaaaaaaaaagaaagaaataaaGACATTTAGTTTTATACAAGTTATACGAATTACAAAGTATATAGCAATcgattttttatatatatactatatgaATTATGCAAGCATTATATCCAATAAATTATCAAGCAATACATTGTGAGATATTCGTCAATCGTTTATTAACAATTACATTTATAGTATACATTCTATAATCTatgaataattattatcaTTTCGTCTTAAGTTTATTGCTCTATATGGCAGGCTATACTTTTTGGTTTTCTATGGattattattggctctttGTTTGTGTTGAGCAGGCTAAAAGGCGGTAATTTTAGGCATTCCTTATTCTCCCTTCAACACTAATTTATATCACGTTGCGTACTCGTTTAGTATGTCTATTGTTTAACTTTTGCGGAGACAGCTGCTCCTAGTCCCCTGAAATCTTGCTTAATCCGTGCTTGTAGTCGTGATCCTGCTGCAGGTATAGTCTGCAGTAGTTAAGCCAATCTTTTGTATCTGTGGGATTCAGGCAAATGGCATTTTGAAAACATATTTTGGTTTTTTGAGCAAACTTCTACTTCGGATTAGTCGTTAGTCGTGTGTTAGTAATGATTTGGCTAAGGATTAGTAAGGGGTTAGAAGGCTACAAATCAGGTACGGCAAATGGGACAAAATTAGGAACCCTCTTTCTTTCTCTGGAAGTCTTTGGGATGGACTTATAAACATATCACAGTCTGTTTTGGATGCAGGAAAAAAACACACATTCTGCTAGACTCTGGGAACAAAAACTCTCCTTGGGTTAAGCGGAATATCGTTCTTACtctttgggttttttttttgggatatGTTTTTGCATTCTACACAAATTTATAGTTTTATGTATCctagtttttggtttttgcacAACAAACCTTAAGGCTTTAACAGACATTTGCTTCTCGCAATACAACAAACCGTCTCCTCAACCGTATACCGTATGCTACTATATCTAAAAAACTGTGCGCTACGATTACTTATTTCTATTGTTTTAACCATATTACGATCTTTAAAGCACATTTCCACTCTAGTTTTTTGgtcatttgtttgttgttgttgctgctatCCTCAGATGGTGCTGCGTAGAGTCTTACCTGGATTCCTAATGGATATGAATGGTATCCCGAACTCAAACTCGTTCTTTGGCCAGTACTTGAGCAAAGGCTGTCGCTGGGGCAGCTCCGATTCCACATAGAAGTAGGCGAATAGCACGAGGACCGTATAGGCGGCAATGAAGATGAATATGTGCCAGAATCCATGCAGATATGGAAAGTTAATGGACGACCAGGCCTCGCAGAACATACGATCGTTGATCCAGCAGAAGACAGCCACAGCCCACACGGTTGTGCAACGGATGCCCAAGCGATAGACCCTCTGATCGCTGACTCTGTCGGGGGTTAAAAAGAGGCAGAACAACGGCATTAGACGTTAATTGATAAGTGGCTTTGATAACAGACTTCCACGTTAACTGACGTTTGTTTCTTGGAAACTGTCTGTACGATTAAAGTTTCAGGGGTTTCTGAACTTTGGCAAGAAGATAGGAGTATCAATAGCCGATGTTTGAACAATAAAGTGTGATAAAAACGAAAGTAATAGCTGTAGTTGCCTCTCCTAACTTTTCTAAGCAGCAGAAAATGTAACAATCTAATGGCGTCAGCAAATAACGTCATAATAACCATAACTAAAGCTATGGTTATGGATCGAGGCACACGTGCCATACACCTGTACTCTCAAATCATTACATCATTCCCTTAGAGAGTTTTGAAGCGTTGAAAATCCCATTAAGGAGACCTTTTTGGAACAGAATTATGATTTAAAATGTTAGTTCTAGTCATGTCTCAGACAAATGCGGTGTTTCGAGCTCTGTTTCTTACAATATGCCTGTGTTTCTTGCTCAAAACGCATGTAGCCGTCCAGCAAAAATACTTTGTAAAGAGTTCTTTGTGCCAAATACCCTACATCGATCCATTTACTGCCGATATCATGAAGGACTTTGAGAAGCGTACGTTGAAGGACTGCCACAACGACAGCGATCTGGTGACAAGTGAATTTGACTTTAAGCTCAATCAATATCGCCTTCACATACACGAGAATATGGCCAAACGTATTCTGAAAGGATCAAAGGGTAATGCTACCCTTGAATGCAAGTATCAAAAGATCGGGAGAAATGAAATTTATGAGATTCCCGACAATACCTACAGGTAGGTGGATATTTGCAGCATAAAATGTATGCCAGAACCTAATCCAATTGTATTTTCGTTTAGAGAGTTTAAAAGCGTTCCTCTACCAGACAACCTTTTGGTGCCAAAGCACACGGACTTCATGATCACCAAATGCTATGTAAAAGAGCAAAAGAAACCACCGAAACTTCTCCAAACAGATGGCCTGACATTCATCGAAGATCATCTGAGAAAGGAGGAGGCAAAAGCGTATGccaaacagcagcagaaaaaccCCAAGCCCAGTGTCCTTATCATGGGACTGGACTCCACTTCACGCATGAATCTAAGACGAGCCATGCCCCTGGTCTACAAATTTGTGAGTCAACCAGGATGGTTCGAGATGCAGGGCTACAGCAAGGTGGGGGACAACACCTTTCCCAATCTGTTGGCTGTGCTGGCGGGACACTCCCCAAAAACTCTGGCGAAAATGTGTAACGTGACGAAGAGTGGCTGCCTGGACACAGCGCCCTTCGTTTGGAAAAGATTCAAGAGCTCAAACTACACGACAGCCTTTGCCGAAGACTGCAGAGCGATTAATACATTCAACTACCTTTTGCCGGGATTTCTACAGCAGCCGGTGGACTACTATCTGCGTCCCTTCCTCGTGGCGATTGAGGAGAAGTTTCCCGTGACTAAGGAGTTTGGATTTTCCTTCTGTGTGGGCCGTCGTTTGAGCTTCGATTATGTGTGGAACTTTGGCAAGCAGTTCATCGATCGATTCTTAAAAAAACCCCCCTTCTTTGGTTTCCTGTGGAGTAACAGCTTCACCCACAACTTTTTTACAGCGGCCACCGCTTTGGACGCGCTCTTGCTGAAGCACCTTCATTCCTTTGAGGTGTCAGGACTCTTCAATCATTCAATTGTGATGCTAATGAGCGATCATGGCCAGCGCTATGATACCCTGAGGGGTGCGGCATCGGGATATTACGAGGAACGATTGCCCATGATGTTTATCTATGTTCCGCCCTGGTTCCGTAAGAAGTATCCCCATTTGGTGGCTAATCTAGTTAAGAACCGCAATCGTTTGTCCTCCAACTACGATTTACATATGACCTTGCATCATCTCCTACAAATGGAAAGCACCTCCATGGCAGATTTCGCCAAAAAACACAGATCTGTGGCGTGTCCAAGCTGTCAATCGCTGCTCTTCGAATTACCCCTCAATCGGTCATGCCAGCAGGCCGGCATTGAGGAGAAATGGTGCTGCTGCAATCCCGTTAAGACCCTCGCCAAGAAAACCGACTTTGTAAGGACCATTGGCTTGGCCGTGGTCCAGCAAATGAACGAGCACCTGAAGAAGCGGAAATTCACGCGCAAGTGCCACAACTTCACCCTCAAGAATATCCACAAAATGGATCGCAGGTTGCACTTACCCATGGGCACTAGCACCACGGATAAGGACGAACGTGTGTACATCATGCAGTTCTGGACACGCCCAAAAATGGCGCTCTTTGAGGCCACGGTTCGATGGAACCATCACCAACATAAACTCCATATGGATGTGGATGATCTGAGCAGATTGAATAGGTACAAAAACCAGTCCGAGTGCATTGATGACAAGAATGCAAAGAAATATTGCATTTGTAAGGATAGCATAAGCAATATAATGAGGATCCCCAAAATGATTAGCAAAGCAAAACGTTTTCCAGGGCTAAAATAAAGTTTAAAGTTGTAAAAAAGTCAAATTTCTATTGGGTTTAGTCAATGGTTGTAGATTTAAGAGTGGAATCTGAGTTTATATCTGCAAAACATTTCCCAGGACATGCAGCAGAACTCCTCGGCCGGATTAACTTTGTTTCTGCGTGGCAAAACATATTATGATACAGTAAAACACATCTTAAAGTGCTGCTAAGATAAAAGATACCCCAAACAAACATATAGTAATAAAATAGTTTAAACCATTTTTAGCAGCTTTTTGTCGATGAAAACGCCTTTGAAATTTCATACCAAACAGTAGTCTATCTCTAGGAGATAAGCCCATCAAACCCTTCAACATTTTATGACAACTATAAAACCCACAGAGACTGTCACTCAAACAGTAGTCAATCTTCCATTGTAAAAACCTTCGGTGCGGCCTTAAGTGGGCCAACTTCAGGCTTATCTATACGACACTCGAAAGTCAAGTTGTAAAACTCTAAAACTATTATAATGATTGATTACTAATTGAGAGTTTTCCGCAAAGAGAGCGCAGGGAAAGCCAACAGAAGGCAGGGAAACTGATTGCCAAACAGAATTCAGGAGAAACAGATTTTCATTCAGGAAACAGCGAAACAGCTTTCCGCACACCGAGTAGGGAAGCACCATTTCCGTTTGATCTTTGACATCTACCCCATGATGACACAAAAATATAGTAAAAATTTAACAAACATTGCGATAAGGTGGAACTAATTTCACAATCGATGTGGAGAGAAACAGGCGGTTCGACGCATACGCGTACACCTGTTCCCAGTTTAGATATCGCACACAAGGCACAGACATTACCACACCGATAAGGCGGATGACTGATGATAGATAGATGATTTATGGGGGCTCTGATTCGGCGGGGTTCGTTTCGGGTCAGAGCAAACGTTGGCTGAAGGTGGTTACCTCTGAAGCTCCCTGTAGAGCATTAGCATGGTCGGCACACCCATGAACATCAGTACAAAGGCATTAACGACTGGCTTCCACCAAGATAATGCCGTGGCAGCAATCGCCGAAAGCAGCATGAGCCAACTAAAGGTTTTCCTAAAagataaaataaaataaggTGGTTAGGTTTTTGTAGATAGTAAAtgtctttgttttttttttggcacaggCACTCACCGATCGTTCTTCACAAACTTGGGATAGTAGCGCTTCGGATAGAACAGCGAGAAGGCCGCCATAAAGACCCAGAGTATGGCCAGTTCGTCAAGCAGTTGGCCAATCAGACTTAAGGTGGCATGAAAGTACATTGAACTGAGTCCAACGACGATTAATAGAAGCCATATCACATGGATGCCAGGGGTCACAAATCGTCCGTACTCCTTGAACAGCATCATCAGCACAGGGGGGAGTAGAATGAATAGGAAATTGCTAAACTGTGGATTGAAAATAAATGGACATTAGAGGTCGATAAAGTAAGGACTTTACAGTGTGACAAACAATGAGTTCCCATTCATGTTCAAAGTTCTTTCATACTCATATTTCCAACCAAAGAATTCTTTACACCAAACAGAAACCCATCCTTTGTCTCCAATGTCTTTATTTTGTACGTGTCATTCCAGCTTGTCACGTAAATTGCAGagcaaattcaattaaatgcaATTAATAACTATTTTGTGTGGGCAACAAAGCGAGAAATGAATCAATTATCACATCTACTATATGGTGGGGAAAGCATTTACATATTCATGTTCTATGGAAATAATTGATAACGAAATGAGGCTAGAAAAGGGGAGAGTCACTCCAGATTGTATCTTCCATATATACATTTTATTACAGCTCTTGACTTTTGTGATTTCATCAAAAGTAAAGCCGCTTTCTTTTGTtgtggagtggagtgcagTCAGGGCAGGAGGTCATTCACTTTGCTGTAGCATTAACTCCATTAAAACAAAGGCCAAAATTCGTTTTAAACAACAGTCCCACACAGTCCCTGCCCCTGACGCTTACTCACGACAacgaaaatcaattaaaagtcTGACCAACCGACCGATTATCGTTGGCAAACGGAAGGCCCAACCCCCAGGCGTATCATCAGTAATTCCCTCTGCTGTTCTATAATACACCATTATCCAAAAGTCTCCTATTTACCCCCATTTGTCAGAATACACAAAGAATTGATGATAGTGCGTGAACATAATATTACGAGTCCATTAAGTGGCGGTATAATCGTAGAGAGTGCTCTAGATTGATAACCTTTTTGGGGGTCAACATTTTTAAAAACATTGCGGGAATTGTATAATTATTTCTAAGCAATAAAATAGATGCAATTGTTTGTGAAATAAGTGTGAAAAGTGTAGGGTTTGATGGGATATTAGGTTCAAATGTACCTAAAGCGGTTCGTTTTTCTTTAACCAATGATAAACCTCCCTTAAATATGTATCTCTTTGGGTAAACGTCTTCTATGTATATCCTGTCACCAAGTTCCTAAAAATTTAGGCAATTATGTAATGGTCAAAAGATATTAAAGATATTCCATCTATTCCTCCTACTTTCCCTAGGAATAGCCAACATACACATAGACAAAGATCTTTGTCTAACATTTCGAGTGGACTTCATGGCGTCATACGTTTCTTCTTTGTTTATTGAAGCCCCAGCTCTATGGGCGGTAAAGGGTTGTTCCGATTATTATTTGATAAGAAGGAATAAAAGTGAGTGAGGCGCAGTACCGGGTACCATCCCCGTCATATAGCGGGGGAAACTTCAGCAGTGCGTAGTTTAAAAGAAAATCCATATATATTTAGGCTGTAACCCGTACCCCCTGGTACCCGTACATACCCTTCCCTTGAGTCGATAAGAAACTAGAGGCTCCTACAAAATGTCGCACTGCGAAAACCCACTTGTGCATAAGGAAAAACTTGCCCCCCTATAGAAAACCCCTGCCAAAGCGTGTCAAACAGACAGCCTTGTTCTCATTTCCACTTCCGCTTACATTTGTTTGAAAGGGCATGAATTATTATACAAGAAAAGGCTGTAATTTGTGTGATAGAATTTATGGTTGAACAATACACTGAACGCTTTATAATCCTCAAAGATTAAGACATCAGTCGCGTTTTCTTAATTCCACTTTCAACCGAATTCTGCGAAAAAGAAACTGGGAACAAGAAAAATCACCATTTGCATGCACCTCTTCAGCACCTGCCGCCATCCTCTTTCTTCTCCCAAGGCGAAGCGTGGCTAACAGCATCATTACATTCGCATTACATATGGTCTCGCTCTGGCCTGTGGAAAAAGGTCAAGGCCTGGCACAGCGCGTGTTTGagctcacacacacagagtgagtgtgtgtgtgtttgtgttttgaGTTCTAGTGTGAGGCAAAATTGCAGCTGCCTTTGTTACAGTAGAGCCGAAGACAGAGACGAAGGGCTAGACACAGGTGTCGAAGTGTTTGATACCCTTTGAGATTGTTTACTTCGATGGAAGTTCTCAGATTTGGATCAAACTTCGGTGGGGCCATAAAAAATCAAATGTAGATTATTGAGTTTTATTATATTATCTTTACAAACAAAATAGTTAACACAAAGAGGTGTTCTTCAAACGATTTTTATTAAAGAAGATAGACGATAGATGTTCTGATCaacaagaatatatgtatttccATTATTTTGTCTTCTCTGTTGGCAAACATCTTCTCGAAGTCATGCTACCCTTTCTGCAAGACTTCAACACAGTAACTAGGGCAAAATCACTCACAAACACACACTCATATGACGGTATATTTATTTACACAACATTTATCtattatatatttaaaataaaatgctTATACGCACCGTATTCACAAACTCGGCTATATTCGATGATATTAAATAATTGCCCTCACACCAATCAACGGGCGAACTTCCGGGTCTGAGATGCTCCCAGGCTATGGCATAGATGTCCAATAAACCGCCCCCTCCCACACTGCCCAGCCCTccgccaccagcaccacccatgctgctgctgcttcaggTCTTTCTTCGAAATTGAAAGAGTTCAGTTcttaaattattttatttgattGTTATGTGTTATTTTCGCTGTTTTTATGCGAGATGAAGGCACTTtttaagttctttgttgttgttgtcgctgCAATTGGCATAATTCGCGCAGCACTGCAGTCATTTGCGTTTCTTTGTTAATAATTTCGTGACCTGCATTTATTTTGCCGCGCCTCTATTTCGATAATTATATAAGAAACGGTAAATTCTGCTCTAGGTGTTGACCTTCTATCCAATAAATTTCTCAAGCGTACAAAATTTATGCTAATGCGGAGTaacgaaaaaaaaatttgAACTTGAAAATATATAGCGCGCCAGAACTGACACGACCGAGGGCGAGGAGAACAATaacaaatgaaattgtttaACCGTCGTCGGAACAGCTGTTTGACTTATATATCGTTTTCGTATCATCGCTTGGAGTGTATCGATCTATCGTGCACATCTCTTGTAGTCGCATTCAACTACACTTCAGGCTCAGACCGTGAGACCAGATTTAAATATGTGATGGCCAAAGCATGTAGTGCTAGCGAGAGAAATATATCCTTTAGATTATCATTTTTAGTGGATAGGGCACTACAGCAGCAAAGAAACGATCGCTATGAAATAGAGTACAACTTCCTCAGCGCTCAGTGATGGATTTCATACCATACTGCCGATGATTAGTGATTTTCAGGCATACATTTTTATGTCGCGGAGTTTTAAGTTCGTTCCGAAGAGAACATTTGGGATGCGGAGGTTTAAGTGCGCACCGAGAGGCAGAAGGATTCGTTGCGAAGGTTTAAGTGCGCTAAGAAGAGAAAACCGTTGCGGAGGTTTATGTGCCCTCAGAGGAGAAGGTACGTTGCGGAGGTTTAATTTCGCCCCCTGGCGAAAGAGGGGAAAGGTGGGAAGATGGACAATGATGAGAGTGCTAAGAAAATTACAATCTACGAAAGCTGTAAGGTATGTGCTATATAGTAAATGGTCACATGTATTGAATATGAGTTCACGATCGTGTTTACCTATAGACCTTTGGAGCTACTTACCACCAGAAAACAAAGGAAATACTACTCTCATCGTCCAAATACAAGTATTTCAATATAACCGTGAAGAAATAAAAATGATATTGTTGAAGATTGGTTcgtgaaaaataaaaaaaattggcACAGTATATTTAAATTTGTTagaatttaattttaaacaGTTGAGTTGAACCGAATATTTCGGTAGCAACCAGACTTCGATCTGACCTCATTGCAGATTAAACTAAGATCCCAAGCCTCGTATATGGGCTCTAATATTGTTTCCCAACCCAAATCACTCATGGTTTGGGAGTGGTCACTAAAATTATTATTCCCACCACACGAGCCAAGTAATATAGAGGGCACCGCCAAAGCTCCTCTTGTcattatttctaaaactttttGGCCAAGGGCTGTGACCAAGGACTCAAATTTGTCGCTATTTATGTTATGGGCTATCAAAGGATCCTTGATTTGCTAAAATAGCGTTGCAGCGTTTTGCCGAACATCAGCACTTCGTTTTGGCAACTGACGCGTAAGTTATCGCTCATAGAGCTGGCCAACTCTGAACCATTTTGTAATTTCGTTCCCAAATACGTTTGGCCATATAAGTGGCTTAATGTAGTGTCCGTTAACAGGTGCCTCACCATGGCCTTTACCATATGTCGTTTATCGCATAAAATGGAGAAAATGTGGAATTTGGTTGCACATCTACTAATCATGTCTAGATTGGCCTGGCAATGGTAAGTCACCACCGCCAGCAGGTTGTTGTCATATCCTGTTTTGATAACCTTCTTtagaatttcatcaagagccGACCATATTTTTCGCGAGCCTAGGTGCCACT
The sequence above is a segment of the Drosophila miranda strain MSH22 chromosome 4, D.miranda_PacBio2.1, whole genome shotgun sequence genome. Coding sequences within it:
- the LOC108163197 gene encoding 6-pyruvoyl tetrahydrobiopterin synthase gives rise to the protein MSQQPVAFLTRRETFSACHRLHSPQLTDAENLEVFGKCNNFNGHGHNYTVEITVRGPIDQRTGMVLNITELKDAIEAVIMKNLDHKNLDKDVEFFAKTPSTTENLAVYIWNNIRLQLKKPELLYEVKIHETPKNIISYRGPYALNGIYNPINKRIAHDSCTNISSDSD
- the LOC108163196 gene encoding alkaline ceramidase; amino-acid sequence: MGGAGGGGLGSVGGGGLLDIYAIAWEHLRPGSSPVDWCEGNYLISSNIAEFVNTFSNFLFILLPPVLMMLFKEYGRFVTPGIHVIWLLLIVVGLSSMYFHATLSLIGQLLDELAILWVFMAAFSLFYPKRYYPKFVKNDRKTFSWLMLLSAIAATALSWWKPVVNAFVLMFMGVPTMLMLYRELQRVSDQRVYRLGIRCTTVWAVAVFCWINDRMFCEAWSSINFPYLHGFWHIFIFIAAYTVLVLFAYFYVESELPQRQPLLKYWPKNEFEFGIPFISIRNPDTKDWLNYCRLYLQQDHDYKHGLSKISGD
- the LOC108163195 gene encoding uncharacterized protein LOC108163195 codes for the protein MLVLVMSQTNAVFRALFLTICLCFLLKTHVAVQQKYFVKSSLCQIPYIDPFTADIMKDFEKRTLKDCHNDSDLVTSEFDFKLNQYRLHIHENMAKRILKGSKGNATLECKYQKIGRNEIYEIPDNTYREFKSVPLPDNLLVPKHTDFMITKCYVKEQKKPPKLLQTDGLTFIEDHLRKEEAKAYAKQQQKNPKPSVLIMGLDSTSRMNLRRAMPLVYKFVSQPGWFEMQGYSKVGDNTFPNLLAVLAGHSPKTLAKMCNVTKSGCLDTAPFVWKRFKSSNYTTAFAEDCRAINTFNYLLPGFLQQPVDYYLRPFLVAIEEKFPVTKEFGFSFCVGRRLSFDYVWNFGKQFIDRFLKKPPFFGFLWSNSFTHNFFTAATALDALLLKHLHSFEVSGLFNHSIVMLMSDHGQRYDTLRGAASGYYEERLPMMFIYVPPWFRKKYPHLVANLVKNRNRLSSNYDLHMTLHHLLQMESTSMADFAKKHRSVACPSCQSLLFELPLNRSCQQAGIEEKWCCCNPVKTLAKKTDFVRTIGLAVVQQMNEHLKKRKFTRKCHNFTLKNIHKMDRRLHLPMGTSTTDKDERVYIMQFWTRPKMALFEATVRWNHHQHKLHMDVDDLSRLNRYKNQSECIDDKNAKKYCICKDSISNIMRIPKMISKAKRFPGLK